The following are from one region of the Littorina saxatilis isolate snail1 linkage group LG2, US_GU_Lsax_2.0, whole genome shotgun sequence genome:
- the LOC138958835 gene encoding F-actin-monooxygenase MICAL3-like isoform X1, translated as MATKIKGLQQWCKRMTDGYHDVNVTDFTKSWRDGLAFCAMIHRFRPDLIDFDSLSKENVYENNHLAFTVAEQELDIPAFLEAADMVALKTPDKLSVITYVSQYYNKLGSLPQLGGPGVREKTAPAASAGTKRHQKAEPLSEPEPKKQPPARNVGGDSKTKGKSLGDKCGICNNKVYLLERHIEDGKLFHRSCYRHSDLSPTNKVYTRSPFMSPSLHSKDGGSTPTSKSPQTFFPSDKGAGVGKTSAGEEKHGVKRPSDDAKCDEKSKKSGSGIQKMLFSDKSKDTGSDVSKDRPGLSNLKIPVKSETSNTAQADKILSPTPKFDARSLEKHSLDFLAPEKDVKDVKSPKRQLPLIFQAAEKDDTSGAKDKTKKGPDMKTSLFSKDKAGSSQSSVLSGNKGENSKSFLSGIKAGGDSKSSVLPRSRLDIAKSVSDTEESEKSSGPVAKPRQIVKKVVEEKMDTSEPVQIRSKSPFPKAAPRSSLAQAEPSQKPTSSLPSSPPALRKARTKSPARDLSPEHSAPPPLPSSAPPPLPLSVPPSASPHPSPRHLPSATSHSKETTKSSEALLPKKSESSSKTPRQKSASASVSSMVLSSASNKASASGGKDSAPHLPSRPPPKLSVVSSEASSSNSSAVSPSPPPPPSVLISSKTTSSSATSVPSALSSKSTSSSSKDTSTTFTSKSTISIPSNKVREEPMDVDIAFNKARSQYGEEPVAVMVVPVDKDKKEKTALSGLLSSLAKVRSAPSSSTTTSTTTTSSSSALGADKTHSNSSALSSDSKSASNTTEKNQNRFSVPSSSDFKSATSNVDKSQSRFSVPTSESKSTSSKTSSGFVSSKVDRLETKDSDHKSSLEFALSGKDKSDRVSPRDIQISNSEGKSSLATQKHGNVLISKSKDSQSKVSPRFQDISADTKLPDKKLSEPVTVTLNLGNKAKEEPSKPKSTIFSNLKLNGKHAEQNGKPVDDTPQWKKNLADSRVNSANKSQAEPMDTTSSLSADFPGRRDRAKSAAGVLATKILPSSKQSAATADSLQPPPFMQVKLRDSGNSTVDRKERSKSAGNVFENSVSGESKPTWQLEAERRMAAFRDTGFVDPEFKKSTSGSESPEEEEDDTVMRKDKEEPVALVVPQRRIAGFSPRGEENLQARMKEEAKKSDGKLEQAGKESKPEVKASVSKQPAAAEKDKSAADKDSSKPAKKGLNLNLRSILKSEEKNRPAPAKPERHIPPATKQQEPEIKVAPATPRASDKPSDPSLRASPKETEDTAAKKKIAVGKDAHTTSPPPRPSTPPRKKVSVDINFDFNASNSLEVSEKPKERPPPPKLTPPARPPPPRTSMSPGRISAIELQHQLLDIDSKLSELELRGRHLEDSIRSAVVEEEDDLMVEWFQLVTDKNDLVRKETDLVYMSREQELEDEQSQIESQLRYLLTLEDNDKSFEEKQEEGYLIDRKLDIVNQRNSIVDSMDEDRLRYEEEDRDIAQVLQEKGYRRDSTSSSPVKSPEKGGKKKDKKGKVKSSKFYA; from the exons ATGGCAACGAAGATAAAAGGCTTGCAGCAGTGGTGCAAACGGATGACGGATGGATACCATGACGTCAACGTGACCGACTTCACGAAGTCATGGCGGGACGGCCTGGCTTTCTGCGCCATGATCCATCGCTTTCGCCCGGACCTCAT agaCTTTGATTCATTGTCCAAGGAAAATGTCTACGAGAATAATCACCTG GCGTTCACAGTGGCGGAACAAGAGCTGGACATTCCAGCATTCCTGGAAGCAGCAGACATGGTGGCACTGAAGACACCTGACAAACTGAGCGTCATCACTTATGTGTCACAGTACTACAACAAGCTTGGTTCTCTCCCACAGC TGGGGGGACCTGGTGTGAGGGAGAAGACAGCACCAGCAGCTTCTGCAGGCACAAAGCGGCACCAGAAAGCTGAACCGCTGTCAGAACCAGAACCAAAGAAACAGCCACCAGCCAGAAAT GTGGGTGGAGACTCCAAGACAAAGGGAAAGTCACTGGGAGACAAATGTGGCATCTGCAACAACAAAGTCTACCTACTGGAGCGACACATCGAGGATGGAAAGCTCTTCCACCGTTCCTGCTATCGGCACAGTGACCTCTCACCCACAAACAAGGTCTACACTCGCTCACCCTTCATGTCTCCTTCCCTGCACAGCAAAGATGGAGGGAGCACACCCACTTCAAAATCACCACAGACATTTTTCCCCTCAGACAAAGGTGCTGGTGTTGGGAAGACTAGTGCAGGGGAAGAGAAACATGGTGTTAAGAGACCATCCGATGATGCTAAATGTgatgaaaaaagtaaaaagtcCGGCAGTGGCATTCAAAAGATGTTGTTTTCTGACAAAAGCAAGGACACGGGAAGTGATGTTTCAAAGGACAGGCCGGGGTTGTCTAACCTCAAGATACCAGTAAAGTCTGAAACATCTAACACAGCGCAGGCAGATAAGATATTGTCGCCTACTCCTAAGTTTGATGCAAGAAGTCTTGAAAAACACAGCTTGGACTTCCTTGCCCCAGAAAAGGATGTAAAAGATGTAAAATCCCCCAAACGACAGCTGCCTCTGATCTTTCAAGCAGCCGAGAAAGATGACACTAGTGGTGCTAAAGATAAGACCAAGAAGGGACCCGACATGAAAACGTCATTGTTTTCTAAGGACAAGGCAGGTTCTAGCCAAAGTTCTGTGCTTTCTGGAAACAAGGGTGAGAACTCAAAGTCTTTTCTGTCAGGAATTAAAGCAGGTGGTGATTCCAAGAGTTCAGTGCTCCCTCGGAGCAGACTTGATATTGCAAAATCTGTGTCAGACACTGAAGAATCTGAGAAAAGTTCAGGACCAGTTGCCAAGCCACGACAAATCGTCAAGAAAGTCGTGGAAGAAAAGATGGACACTTCAGAACCAGTTCAGATTAGGTCAAAGTCCCCTTTCCCCAAAGCCGCTCCTCGTTCAAGTTTGGCCCAGGCAGAACCTAGCCAAAAGCCTACCTCAAGTTTGCCCAGCTCTCCTCCGGCATTGAGGAAAGCCAGAACTAAGTCTCCTGCAAGAGATCTGTCCCCAGAGCATTCTGCCCCTCCTCCCTTACCCTCCTcagcccctccccctctcccactTTCAGTCCCACCGTCTGCCTCACCCCACCCCTCACCGAGGCATCTTCCTTCTGCAACTAGCCACAGCAAGGAGACAACAAAGTCTAGTGAAGCCCTCTTGCCAAAGAAATCTGAAAGTTCCAGTAAAACTCCTAGGCAGAAAAGTGCGTCAGCCTCTGTATCAAGTATGGTTCTGTCCTCCGCCAGCAACAAGGCGTCTGCATCTGGTGGCAAGGACAGTGCGCCACATCTTCCTTCCAGACCACCTCCTAAGCTGTCAGTTGTCAGTTCAGAGGCTTCATCCAGCAACAGCTCTGCTGTTTCCCCAAGCCCTCCCCCTCCGCCcagtgttttaatttcttccaaAACCACTAGCTCCTCAGCCACTAGTGTTCCTTCAGCATTGAGCTCAAAATCCACATCCTCATCCTCCAAAGATACGTCAACTACCTTTACGTCCAAATCCACCATCAGTATCCCATCCAACAAAGTGCGTGAAGAGCCCATGGATGTGGATATAGCCTTTAACAAGGCAAGATCACAGTACGGGGAAGAACCAGTAGCTGTCATGGTGGTACCTGTTGACAAGGACAAGAAGGAGAAGACTGCACTCTCAGGCCTCCTCAGTTCACTAGCGAAGGTCAGGAGTGCCCCCTCTTCATCCACAACAACATCTACTACCAcaacttcttcctcttctgctcTCGGTGCTGACAAGACTCACAGCAATTCAAGTGCGTTGTCATCAGACTCTAAAAGTGCTTCAAATACTACAGAAAAGAATCAGAATAGATTCAGTGTTCCGTCATCATCAGACTTCAAGAGTGCTACAAGCAATGTAGATAAGAGTCAAAGCAGATTCAGTGTTCCCACATCAGAATCTAAGAGTACCTCATCTAAGACATCTTCAGGATTTGTGTCGAGCAAGGTTGATCGCCTGGAGACAAAAGACTCCGATCATAAATCTTCATTAGAGTTTGCTTTAAGTGGGAAAGACAAAAGTGACCGTGTTTCACCAAGGGACATACAAATCAGTAATTCAGAAGGAAAATCGTCTCTTGCTACGCAAAAACATGGAAATGTACTGATCAGTAAAAGCAAAGACTCGCAAAGCAAAGTGTCTCCAAGGTTTCAGGACATTAGTGCAGACACTAAACTCCCTGACAAGAAACTCAGCGAGCCTGTAACAGTGACACTGAACTTAGGGAACAAAGCCAAGGAGGAACCCAGCAAACCCAAATCTACCATCTTTTCAAACTTGAAACTTAATGGTAAGCATGCAGAACAGAATGGTAAACCAGTGGATGATACACCGCAATGGAAAAAGAACTTGGCAGATTCTCGTGTAAATTCAGCAAACAAGTCCCAAGCAGAACCAATGGACACGACCAGCAGTCTTTCAGCAGACTTTCCAGGTAGAAGAGATCGCGCCAAGTCAGCGGCTGGTGTTCTTGCCACTAAAATCTTGCCATCCTCCAAGCAGAGTGCCGCCACAGCTGACTCTTTGCAGCCTCCCCCGTTCATGCAAGTGAAACTTCGAGATTCTGGCAATTCTACGGTAGATAGAAAAGAACGATCCAAATCAGCAGGTAACGTGtttgaaaacagtgtcagcggTGAATCCAAGCCAACATGGCAACTGGAAGCGGAAAGAAGAATGGCAGCATTTAGAGACACAGGTTTTGTGGACCCAGAGTTCAAGAAATCCACCAGTGGTAGCGAGAGTCCCGAAGAAGAGGAGGATGATACAGTGATGAGAAAGGACAAGGAGGAACCTGTTGCACTGGTTGTGCCACAGAGACGCATTGCAGGCTTTTCTCCAAGAGGTGAGGAGAATCTGCAAGCGAGAATGAAAGAAGAGGCAAAGAAAAGCGACGGAAAACTTGAGCAGGCTGGAAAAGAATCCAAGCCAGAAGTGAAGGCTTCAGTAAGCAAGCAGCCAGCTGCAGCAGAAAAAGACAAGTCAGCAGCTGACAAAGACAGCAGCAAGCCTGCAAAGAAAGGGCTGAACTTGAACTTGAGAAGTATCTTGAAGAGTGAGGAGAAGAACAGGCCAGCTCCGGCAAAGCCAGAGAGACACATACCCCCTGCAACCAAACAGCAGGAGCCAGAAATCAAAGTGGCTCCAGCAACGCCTAGGGCATCAGATAAGCCAAGTGATCCCTCACTGCGAGCTTCACCCAAAGAAACGGAGGATACCGCAGCAAAGAAGAAGATAGCTGTTGGCAAGGATGCTCACACCACATCCCCTCCCCCTCGTCCATCCACTCCACCTCGCAAGAAGGTTTCGGTGGACATAAACTTTGACTTTAACGCCAGCAATTCCTTGGAAGTGTCAGAAAAGCCGAAAGAACGACCACCACCTCCAAAGCTGACTCCACCTGCAAGGCCGCCTCCTCCAAGGACAAGT ATGTCACCTGGCAGGATATCGGCCATAGAACTACAGCATCAACTCTTGGACATCGACAGCAAGTTGTCAGAACTAGAGCTTAGAGGCAGACATCTTGAAGACTCCATTCGCAGTG cGGTTGTGGAGGAGGAAGATGACCTGATGGTGGAATGGTTCCAGCTGGTCACCGATAAGAACGACCTGGTTCGCAAAGAAACCGACCTTGTCTACAT GTCCCGAGAGCAAGAACTTGAGGATGAACAGAGCCAGATAGAGTCTCAGTTACGCTATCTCCTCACCTTGGAAG ATAACGACAAGTCATTTGAAGAGAAGCAGGAAGAGGGTTACCTAATAGACCGAAAACTGGACATTGTTAACCAACGCAACTCTATCGTCGACAGCATGGATGAGGACAGACTCAG GTACGAAGAGGAGGACCGGGACATTGCACAGGTGCTCCAGGAAAAAG gttACAGAAGGGACAGCACCAGCTCGTCTCCAGTGAAATCACCAGAAAAAGGCGGaaagaagaaagacaagaaaggaaAAGTGAAGTCTTCCAAGTTCTATGCTTGA
- the LOC138958835 gene encoding MICAL-like protein 2 isoform X2, whose amino-acid sequence MATKIKGLQQWCKRMTDGYHDVNVTDFTKSWRDGLAFCAMIHRFRPDLIDFDSLSKENVYENNHLAFTVAEQELDIPAFLEAADMVALKTPDKLSVITYVSQYYNKLGSLPQLGGPGVREKTAPAASAGTKRHQKAEPLSEPEPKKQPPARNVGGDSKTKGKSLGDKCGICNNKVYLLERHIEDGKLFHRSCYRHSDLSPTNKVYTRSPFMSPSLHSKDGGSTPTSKSPQTFFPSDKGAGVGKTSAGEEKHGVKRPSDDAKCDEKSKKSGSGIQKMLFSDKSKDTGSDVSKDRPGLSNLKIPVKSETSNTAQADKILSPTPKFDARSLEKHSLDFLAPEKDVKDVKSPKRQLPLIFQAAEKDDTSGAKDKTKKGPDMKTSLFSKDKAGSSQSSVLSGNKGENSKSFLSGIKAGGDSKSSVLPRSRLDIAKSVSDTEESEKSSGPVAKPRQIVKKVVEEKMDTSEPVQIRSKSPFPKAAPRSSLAQAEPSQKPTSSLPSSPPALRKARTKSPARDLSPEHSAPPPLPSSAPPPLPLSVPPSASPHPSPRHLPSATSHSKETTKSSEALLPKKSESSSKTPRQKSASASVSSMVLSSASNKASASGGKDSAPHLPSRPPPKLSVVSSEASSSNSSAVSPSPPPPPSVLISSKTTSSSATSVPSALSSKSTSSSSKDTSTTFTSKSTISIPSNKVREEPMDVDIAFNKARSQYGEEPVAVMVVPVDKDKKEKTALSGLLSSLAKVRSAPSSSTTTSTTTTSSSSALGADKTHSNSSALSSDSKSASNTTEKNQNRFSVPSSSDFKSATSNVDKSQSRFSVPTSESKSTSSKTSSGFVSSKVDRLETKDSDHKSSLEFALSGKDKSDRVSPRDIQISNSEGKSSLATQKHGNVLISKSKDSQSKVSPRFQDISADTKLPDKKLSEPVTVTLNLGNKAKEEPSKPKSTIFSNLKLNGKHAEQNGKPVDDTPQWKKNLADSRVNSANKSQAEPMDTTSSLSADFPGRRDRAKSAAGVLATKILPSSKQSAATADSLQPPPFMQVKLRDSGNSTVDRKERSKSAGNVFENSVSGESKPTWQLEAERRMAAFRDTGFVDPEFKKSTSGSESPEEEEDDTVMRKDKEEPVALVVPQRRIAGFSPRGEENLQARMKEEAKKSDGKLEQAGKESKPEVKASVSKQPAAAEKDKSAADKDSSKPAKKGLNLNLRSILKSEEKNRPAPAKPERHIPPATKQQEPEIKVAPATPRASDKPSDPSLRASPKETEDTAAKKKIAVGKDAHTTSPPPRPSTPPRKKVSVDINFDFNASNSLEVSEKPKERPPPPKLTPPARPPPPRTSMSPGRISAIELQHQLLDIDSKLSELELRGRHLEDSIRSGCI is encoded by the exons ATGGCAACGAAGATAAAAGGCTTGCAGCAGTGGTGCAAACGGATGACGGATGGATACCATGACGTCAACGTGACCGACTTCACGAAGTCATGGCGGGACGGCCTGGCTTTCTGCGCCATGATCCATCGCTTTCGCCCGGACCTCAT agaCTTTGATTCATTGTCCAAGGAAAATGTCTACGAGAATAATCACCTG GCGTTCACAGTGGCGGAACAAGAGCTGGACATTCCAGCATTCCTGGAAGCAGCAGACATGGTGGCACTGAAGACACCTGACAAACTGAGCGTCATCACTTATGTGTCACAGTACTACAACAAGCTTGGTTCTCTCCCACAGC TGGGGGGACCTGGTGTGAGGGAGAAGACAGCACCAGCAGCTTCTGCAGGCACAAAGCGGCACCAGAAAGCTGAACCGCTGTCAGAACCAGAACCAAAGAAACAGCCACCAGCCAGAAAT GTGGGTGGAGACTCCAAGACAAAGGGAAAGTCACTGGGAGACAAATGTGGCATCTGCAACAACAAAGTCTACCTACTGGAGCGACACATCGAGGATGGAAAGCTCTTCCACCGTTCCTGCTATCGGCACAGTGACCTCTCACCCACAAACAAGGTCTACACTCGCTCACCCTTCATGTCTCCTTCCCTGCACAGCAAAGATGGAGGGAGCACACCCACTTCAAAATCACCACAGACATTTTTCCCCTCAGACAAAGGTGCTGGTGTTGGGAAGACTAGTGCAGGGGAAGAGAAACATGGTGTTAAGAGACCATCCGATGATGCTAAATGTgatgaaaaaagtaaaaagtcCGGCAGTGGCATTCAAAAGATGTTGTTTTCTGACAAAAGCAAGGACACGGGAAGTGATGTTTCAAAGGACAGGCCGGGGTTGTCTAACCTCAAGATACCAGTAAAGTCTGAAACATCTAACACAGCGCAGGCAGATAAGATATTGTCGCCTACTCCTAAGTTTGATGCAAGAAGTCTTGAAAAACACAGCTTGGACTTCCTTGCCCCAGAAAAGGATGTAAAAGATGTAAAATCCCCCAAACGACAGCTGCCTCTGATCTTTCAAGCAGCCGAGAAAGATGACACTAGTGGTGCTAAAGATAAGACCAAGAAGGGACCCGACATGAAAACGTCATTGTTTTCTAAGGACAAGGCAGGTTCTAGCCAAAGTTCTGTGCTTTCTGGAAACAAGGGTGAGAACTCAAAGTCTTTTCTGTCAGGAATTAAAGCAGGTGGTGATTCCAAGAGTTCAGTGCTCCCTCGGAGCAGACTTGATATTGCAAAATCTGTGTCAGACACTGAAGAATCTGAGAAAAGTTCAGGACCAGTTGCCAAGCCACGACAAATCGTCAAGAAAGTCGTGGAAGAAAAGATGGACACTTCAGAACCAGTTCAGATTAGGTCAAAGTCCCCTTTCCCCAAAGCCGCTCCTCGTTCAAGTTTGGCCCAGGCAGAACCTAGCCAAAAGCCTACCTCAAGTTTGCCCAGCTCTCCTCCGGCATTGAGGAAAGCCAGAACTAAGTCTCCTGCAAGAGATCTGTCCCCAGAGCATTCTGCCCCTCCTCCCTTACCCTCCTcagcccctccccctctcccactTTCAGTCCCACCGTCTGCCTCACCCCACCCCTCACCGAGGCATCTTCCTTCTGCAACTAGCCACAGCAAGGAGACAACAAAGTCTAGTGAAGCCCTCTTGCCAAAGAAATCTGAAAGTTCCAGTAAAACTCCTAGGCAGAAAAGTGCGTCAGCCTCTGTATCAAGTATGGTTCTGTCCTCCGCCAGCAACAAGGCGTCTGCATCTGGTGGCAAGGACAGTGCGCCACATCTTCCTTCCAGACCACCTCCTAAGCTGTCAGTTGTCAGTTCAGAGGCTTCATCCAGCAACAGCTCTGCTGTTTCCCCAAGCCCTCCCCCTCCGCCcagtgttttaatttcttccaaAACCACTAGCTCCTCAGCCACTAGTGTTCCTTCAGCATTGAGCTCAAAATCCACATCCTCATCCTCCAAAGATACGTCAACTACCTTTACGTCCAAATCCACCATCAGTATCCCATCCAACAAAGTGCGTGAAGAGCCCATGGATGTGGATATAGCCTTTAACAAGGCAAGATCACAGTACGGGGAAGAACCAGTAGCTGTCATGGTGGTACCTGTTGACAAGGACAAGAAGGAGAAGACTGCACTCTCAGGCCTCCTCAGTTCACTAGCGAAGGTCAGGAGTGCCCCCTCTTCATCCACAACAACATCTACTACCAcaacttcttcctcttctgctcTCGGTGCTGACAAGACTCACAGCAATTCAAGTGCGTTGTCATCAGACTCTAAAAGTGCTTCAAATACTACAGAAAAGAATCAGAATAGATTCAGTGTTCCGTCATCATCAGACTTCAAGAGTGCTACAAGCAATGTAGATAAGAGTCAAAGCAGATTCAGTGTTCCCACATCAGAATCTAAGAGTACCTCATCTAAGACATCTTCAGGATTTGTGTCGAGCAAGGTTGATCGCCTGGAGACAAAAGACTCCGATCATAAATCTTCATTAGAGTTTGCTTTAAGTGGGAAAGACAAAAGTGACCGTGTTTCACCAAGGGACATACAAATCAGTAATTCAGAAGGAAAATCGTCTCTTGCTACGCAAAAACATGGAAATGTACTGATCAGTAAAAGCAAAGACTCGCAAAGCAAAGTGTCTCCAAGGTTTCAGGACATTAGTGCAGACACTAAACTCCCTGACAAGAAACTCAGCGAGCCTGTAACAGTGACACTGAACTTAGGGAACAAAGCCAAGGAGGAACCCAGCAAACCCAAATCTACCATCTTTTCAAACTTGAAACTTAATGGTAAGCATGCAGAACAGAATGGTAAACCAGTGGATGATACACCGCAATGGAAAAAGAACTTGGCAGATTCTCGTGTAAATTCAGCAAACAAGTCCCAAGCAGAACCAATGGACACGACCAGCAGTCTTTCAGCAGACTTTCCAGGTAGAAGAGATCGCGCCAAGTCAGCGGCTGGTGTTCTTGCCACTAAAATCTTGCCATCCTCCAAGCAGAGTGCCGCCACAGCTGACTCTTTGCAGCCTCCCCCGTTCATGCAAGTGAAACTTCGAGATTCTGGCAATTCTACGGTAGATAGAAAAGAACGATCCAAATCAGCAGGTAACGTGtttgaaaacagtgtcagcggTGAATCCAAGCCAACATGGCAACTGGAAGCGGAAAGAAGAATGGCAGCATTTAGAGACACAGGTTTTGTGGACCCAGAGTTCAAGAAATCCACCAGTGGTAGCGAGAGTCCCGAAGAAGAGGAGGATGATACAGTGATGAGAAAGGACAAGGAGGAACCTGTTGCACTGGTTGTGCCACAGAGACGCATTGCAGGCTTTTCTCCAAGAGGTGAGGAGAATCTGCAAGCGAGAATGAAAGAAGAGGCAAAGAAAAGCGACGGAAAACTTGAGCAGGCTGGAAAAGAATCCAAGCCAGAAGTGAAGGCTTCAGTAAGCAAGCAGCCAGCTGCAGCAGAAAAAGACAAGTCAGCAGCTGACAAAGACAGCAGCAAGCCTGCAAAGAAAGGGCTGAACTTGAACTTGAGAAGTATCTTGAAGAGTGAGGAGAAGAACAGGCCAGCTCCGGCAAAGCCAGAGAGACACATACCCCCTGCAACCAAACAGCAGGAGCCAGAAATCAAAGTGGCTCCAGCAACGCCTAGGGCATCAGATAAGCCAAGTGATCCCTCACTGCGAGCTTCACCCAAAGAAACGGAGGATACCGCAGCAAAGAAGAAGATAGCTGTTGGCAAGGATGCTCACACCACATCCCCTCCCCCTCGTCCATCCACTCCACCTCGCAAGAAGGTTTCGGTGGACATAAACTTTGACTTTAACGCCAGCAATTCCTTGGAAGTGTCAGAAAAGCCGAAAGAACGACCACCACCTCCAAAGCTGACTCCACCTGCAAGGCCGCCTCCTCCAAGGACAAGT ATGTCACCTGGCAGGATATCGGCCATAGAACTACAGCATCAACTCTTGGACATCGACAGCAAGTTGTCAGAACTAGAGCTTAGAGGCAGACATCTTGAAGACTCCATTCGCAGTG GCTGTATTTGA